In a single window of the Mesorhizobium shangrilense genome:
- a CDS encoding thymidylate synthase: MRQYLDLLRHVLDHGSDRSDRTGTGTRGVFGYQMRFDLSDGFPVTTTKKLHLKSIIHELLWFLAGDTNIKYLNDHGVTIWDEWADENGELGPVYGKQWRSWPTKDGGEIDQIANLLIQLRKNPHSRRLIVSAWNPEEVDQMALPPCHCLFQFYVADGKLSCQLYQRSADIFLGVPFNIASYALLTMMVAQVTGLKAGEFIHTLGDAHLYSNHFEQAREQLKRTPKPLPTMWINPAVTDLFAFRYEDFRLENYVADATIKAPIAV, encoded by the coding sequence ATGCGGCAGTATCTAGACCTCCTTCGACACGTCCTCGATCACGGTTCCGACCGTAGCGACCGCACGGGGACCGGTACGCGCGGCGTGTTCGGCTACCAGATGCGCTTCGACCTGTCGGACGGTTTTCCCGTTACGACGACCAAGAAGCTGCACCTGAAGTCGATCATCCACGAGCTGCTGTGGTTCCTGGCCGGCGACACCAACATTAAGTATCTGAACGATCACGGCGTCACGATCTGGGACGAATGGGCCGACGAGAACGGCGAGCTCGGCCCGGTCTACGGCAAACAGTGGCGCTCGTGGCCGACGAAGGACGGCGGCGAGATCGACCAGATCGCGAATCTTCTCATCCAGTTGCGCAAGAATCCTCATTCGCGACGTTTGATCGTCTCGGCCTGGAATCCCGAGGAAGTAGACCAAATGGCGCTGCCGCCGTGCCATTGCCTCTTCCAGTTCTACGTCGCGGACGGAAAGCTGTCGTGCCAGCTCTACCAGCGGTCGGCCGACATCTTCCTTGGCGTTCCCTTCAACATCGCGTCCTATGCGCTGCTGACCATGATGGTGGCGCAGGTGACCGGCCTCAAGGCCGGCGAGTTCATCCATACCCTCGGCGATGCGCATCTCTACTCCAACCATTTCGAGCAGGCGCGCGAGCAGCTGAAGCGCACGCCGAAGCCGCTGCCGACCATGTGGATCAACCCCGCGGTGACTGACCTCTTCGCGTTCCGCTATGAGGATTTCAGGCTGGAGAACTATGTCGCCGACGCCACGATCAAGGCGCCGATCGCGGTATGA
- a CDS encoding dihydrofolate reductase — MDEGALNISIHVAIAENGVIGRDNGLPWRLSSDMKRFKADTMGNPIVMGRKTWESFPKRPLPGRLNVVVTRDRTFRADGAEVVHSLDDAITLARVRGRCMPEADEICVIGGGEIYAQALPIADELHITHVLAAPDGDTRFPPIDPEVWEPVASENVPAGERDTHETRHTVYKRRSLSRRNTLV; from the coding sequence ATGGATGAGGGCGCCCTGAACATCTCCATCCATGTGGCGATTGCCGAGAATGGCGTGATCGGACGCGACAACGGTTTGCCCTGGCGGCTGTCGTCGGACATGAAGCGCTTCAAGGCGGATACGATGGGCAATCCAATCGTCATGGGCCGCAAGACGTGGGAGAGTTTCCCCAAGCGCCCGCTGCCCGGACGGCTGAACGTTGTGGTGACGCGGGACAGAACCTTCCGGGCAGACGGCGCGGAGGTCGTGCATTCGCTCGACGACGCCATCACACTGGCGCGGGTGCGCGGACGCTGCATGCCCGAAGCCGATGAAATCTGCGTGATCGGCGGCGGCGAGATCTACGCGCAGGCGCTGCCCATCGCAGATGAGTTGCACATTACCCATGTGCTGGCAGCGCCCGACGGAGACACGCGATTTCCGCCTATCGACCCGGAGGTCTGGGAACCTGTCGCATCGGAGAATGTGCCTGCGGGCGAGCGGGATACGCACGAAACCCGGCACACCGTGTACAAGAGACGCAGTTTGTCGCGCAGAAATACACTTGTATGA
- the hflK gene encoding FtsH protease activity modulator HflK — MPWNNQSGGGGGPWGGGNGQGPWGQGPRGPRGPQGTPPGLEDIIKSGQDRLKRVLPGGSGGGGAGSPAFFGLIALAVVALWVFQSVYTVQPDEIAVELRFGKPKQELSQPGLHFHWWPIETVEKANTAEKLVNIGETRGNSSTGLMLSGDQNIVDVKFSVAYQVADPVAYLFNVSQPDEMVRQIAESAMRESVGRRPAQDIFRDDRQGIAEDVRGIVQATLDQYGAGLNINAISIEDVAPPREVADAFDEVQRAEQDEDRFVEESNQYSNQKLGQARGQAAQIREEAAAYKNRVVQEAQGEAQRFISVYDEYAKAPDVTRQRLYLETMERVLRDSNKVIVQQGNGQGVVPYLPLPELQKRAPAEGNN, encoded by the coding sequence ATGCCCTGGAACAATCAGAGCGGCGGTGGCGGCGGCCCATGGGGCGGCGGCAACGGCCAGGGACCATGGGGCCAGGGGCCACGCGGCCCGAGGGGCCCACAAGGCACACCGCCAGGGCTCGAAGACATCATCAAGAGCGGCCAGGATCGGCTGAAGCGCGTGCTGCCCGGCGGCAGCGGGGGCGGAGGCGCCGGGAGCCCGGCGTTCTTCGGGCTCATTGCGCTCGCCGTCGTGGCTCTGTGGGTGTTCCAGTCGGTGTACACGGTCCAGCCGGATGAGATCGCGGTCGAGCTTCGCTTTGGCAAGCCGAAGCAGGAGCTGTCGCAGCCAGGCCTGCACTTCCACTGGTGGCCGATCGAGACGGTGGAAAAGGCCAACACGGCCGAAAAACTGGTCAATATCGGCGAGACGCGCGGCAATTCCTCGACCGGCCTGATGCTGTCGGGCGACCAGAACATCGTCGACGTTAAATTCTCCGTCGCCTACCAGGTGGCCGATCCGGTCGCCTATCTCTTCAACGTGTCGCAGCCCGACGAGATGGTGCGCCAGATCGCTGAAAGCGCGATGCGCGAATCCGTCGGCCGCCGTCCGGCGCAGGACATCTTCCGTGACGACCGTCAGGGCATCGCGGAAGACGTGCGCGGCATCGTGCAGGCGACCCTCGACCAGTATGGCGCGGGCCTGAATATCAACGCGATCTCGATCGAAGACGTGGCGCCGCCGCGCGAAGTGGCGGACGCGTTCGACGAGGTGCAGCGTGCCGAGCAGGATGAGGACCGCTTCGTGGAGGAGTCCAATCAATACTCCAACCAGAAGCTCGGCCAGGCGCGCGGACAGGCCGCGCAGATCCGCGAAGAGGCGGCAGCCTACAAGAACCGGGTCGTGCAGGAGGCGCAGGGTGAGGCGCAGCGCTTCATCTCCGTCTACGACGAGTACGCGAAGGCGCCTGACGTGACGCGCCAGCGCCTCTACCTCGAAACGATGGAGCGCGTGCTGCGCGACTCCAACAAGGTGATCGTCCAGCAGGGCAACGGCCAGGGGGTGGTGCCCTATCTGCCGCTGCCCGAGCTGCAGAAGCGCGCTCCGGCGGAAGGAAACAACTGA
- the hflC gene encoding protease modulator HflC, which produces MSNRLPIIGVIAAVILFLIYSAVFVVNEREQAIVLRFGEIVDVKSEPGIYFKAPFAMFDADNVQIIEDRVMRFDLDDIRVQVSGGKFYEVDAFVAYRISDPRVFRQTVSGSVDLAEQRLRTRFDAALRRVYGVRGFEAALSEERAAMMREVRDQLRPDATSLGLEIEDVRIRRTDLTAEVSQQTYDRMKAERLAEAERLRARGREAAQRIRARADREVVEIVAEAQRDSEIQRGEGEAERSRIFADAFQRDEKFFEFYRSMNAYNQALEGTGTTMVLSPDSEFFRFFSDPAGGAGTGGGTPQAPAAAATPPAASAAPAQ; this is translated from the coding sequence ATGTCCAACCGTCTGCCCATCATCGGCGTCATCGCCGCCGTCATCCTGTTCCTGATCTACTCGGCCGTGTTCGTCGTGAACGAGCGGGAGCAGGCGATCGTGCTCCGCTTCGGCGAGATCGTCGACGTCAAGTCCGAGCCGGGAATCTACTTCAAGGCGCCGTTCGCCATGTTCGACGCCGACAACGTCCAGATCATCGAGGACCGCGTCATGCGCTTCGACCTGGATGACATCCGCGTTCAGGTGTCAGGCGGCAAGTTCTACGAAGTGGACGCTTTCGTCGCCTACCGCATCAGCGATCCGCGGGTGTTCCGACAGACCGTGTCGGGTAGCGTCGATCTGGCCGAACAGCGGCTGCGCACCCGCTTCGACGCGGCGCTTCGCCGGGTTTACGGCGTGCGTGGTTTCGAGGCGGCGCTTTCGGAAGAGCGCGCCGCCATGATGCGCGAGGTACGCGACCAGCTGCGGCCCGACGCGACGTCGCTTGGCCTCGAGATCGAGGACGTGCGCATCCGCCGGACCGACCTGACCGCCGAGGTTTCGCAGCAGACCTACGACCGCATGAAGGCCGAGCGCCTGGCCGAGGCCGAGCGCCTGCGGGCTCGCGGCCGCGAGGCGGCGCAGCGCATCCGCGCCCGCGCCGACCGCGAGGTCGTGGAGATCGTCGCCGAGGCGCAGCGCGATTCCGAGATCCAGCGAGGCGAGGGCGAAGCCGAGCGCAGCCGGATCTTCGCCGACGCCTTCCAGCGCGACGAGAAGTTCTTCGAATTCTATCGCTCGATGAACGCCTACAATCAGGCGCTGGAAGGGACCGGTACGACGATGGTGCTGTCGCCGGATTCGGAATTCTTCCGCTTCTTCAGCGATCCCGCCGGCGGCGCCGGAACGGGCGGCGGCACGCCGCAGGCGCCGGCCGCCGCGGCGACCCCGCCAGCCGCCTCCGCGGCGCCAGCGCAATAA
- a CDS encoding DUF2065 domain-containing protein, with protein MSDFLAALGLVMVFEGLVYGGFPSLAKRLAADVIDMPEHRLRSIGLAVIAAGVAVVWLVRG; from the coding sequence GTGAGCGACTTTCTGGCGGCCCTCGGACTGGTGATGGTGTTCGAGGGCCTCGTCTATGGCGGGTTCCCCAGCCTTGCCAAGCGGCTTGCCGCAGATGTCATCGACATGCCCGAACATCGGCTGCGCAGCATCGGCCTCGCCGTCATCGCTGCCGGCGTAGCGGTCGTCTGGCTTGTTCGCGGATAA
- a CDS encoding DegQ family serine endoprotease, with product MTPKILTALRRSLVSFTAASMIAAASAPAFVAPASAQGPASVADLAEGLLESVVNISTTQKVAGSETPDAVPMPQLPEGSPFQDFFDDFFNDRQGEDGGGDRKVQSLGSGFVIDAEKGIVVTNNHVIADSDEIEVNFSDGSKLKAELVGTDTKTDIAVLKVDPKLKKLKAVKFGDSSKLRIGDWVMAIGNPFGLGGTVTVGIVSARNRDINSGPYDDFIQTDAAINRGNSGGPLFNMNGEVVGINTAIISPSGGSIGIGFSIPSALAVGVVQQLAEFGETRRGWLGVRIQPVTDDIAESLGMKVAKGALVAGVIKGGPVDNGIVQPGDVIIKFDGKEVDEMRDLPRVVAESPVGKAVDVVIVRKSVEQTVKVTLGRLEDGEKLADSAEAAAPSGEEQGEVSTATVLGMTVGELNDEARKKFGIAADVSGVVINEVAKDSAAAERGIVAGEVITEIAQESVAQPKDVLDRINGLKDQGRKNALLMLASKTGELRFVTIRMD from the coding sequence ATGACGCCGAAAATCCTGACCGCATTGCGCCGGTCGCTGGTCAGCTTCACGGCAGCGAGCATGATCGCCGCGGCGTCCGCGCCGGCATTCGTCGCGCCCGCCTCCGCACAGGGACCCGCGTCAGTCGCCGACCTTGCCGAAGGGCTGCTCGAATCGGTGGTGAACATCTCGACCACGCAAAAGGTGGCGGGATCGGAAACGCCAGACGCAGTGCCGATGCCGCAGCTTCCCGAAGGCTCGCCGTTCCAGGATTTCTTCGACGACTTCTTCAACGACAGGCAGGGCGAAGACGGAGGCGGCGACCGCAAGGTGCAGTCGCTCGGCTCGGGCTTCGTGATCGATGCGGAAAAAGGCATCGTGGTCACCAACAATCATGTGATTGCGGATTCGGATGAGATCGAGGTCAACTTCTCCGACGGCTCCAAGCTGAAGGCCGAACTCGTCGGCACCGACACCAAGACCGACATTGCGGTACTTAAGGTCGATCCGAAGCTGAAGAAGCTGAAAGCCGTAAAATTCGGGGATTCGAGCAAGCTCAGGATCGGCGACTGGGTGATGGCGATCGGCAACCCGTTCGGCCTCGGCGGCACGGTGACCGTGGGCATTGTGTCGGCGCGCAACCGCGACATCAATTCCGGCCCCTATGACGACTTCATCCAGACCGATGCGGCGATCAACCGGGGCAATTCCGGTGGCCCGCTGTTCAACATGAACGGCGAGGTGGTCGGCATCAACACGGCCATCATCTCGCCGTCGGGCGGCTCGATCGGCATCGGCTTCTCCATCCCGTCCGCACTCGCGGTCGGTGTTGTCCAGCAGCTTGCAGAGTTCGGCGAGACGCGCCGCGGCTGGCTGGGCGTTCGCATCCAGCCGGTGACGGACGACATTGCTGAAAGCCTCGGCATGAAGGTGGCCAAAGGAGCGCTCGTCGCAGGCGTCATCAAGGGCGGTCCGGTTGACAACGGGATCGTCCAGCCGGGCGACGTCATCATCAAGTTCGACGGTAAGGAAGTCGACGAGATGCGCGACCTTCCCCGGGTTGTCGCGGAGAGCCCGGTCGGCAAGGCGGTCGACGTCGTGATCGTGCGCAAGAGCGTCGAGCAGACCGTGAAGGTCACGCTGGGCCGTCTCGAAGATGGCGAGAAGCTCGCCGACAGCGCCGAGGCCGCCGCGCCCTCCGGCGAAGAGCAAGGCGAGGTCTCGACCGCCACGGTGCTCGGGATGACGGTCGGCGAGCTCAACGACGAGGCGCGCAAGAAATTCGGCATTGCCGCGGACGTGTCCGGCGTCGTCATCAACGAGGTGGCGAAGGATTCGGCCGCGGCGGAGCGCGGCATCGTCGCCGGCGAGGTGATCACCGAGATCGCACAGGAGTCCGTCGCCCAACCGAAGGACGTTCTCGACCGTATCAACGGCCTGAAGGATCAGGGCCGCAAGAACGCCTTGCTCATGCTTGCTTCGAAGACGGGCGAGTTGCGGTTCGTGACGATCCGGATGGATTGA
- a CDS encoding PIN domain-containing protein, translating into MTPLVSTALFLEYESVLKRPEQIAAHGFAVNEIDQFLAELAALAEPVETHFLWRPQLADITDELVLETAVNGRADALISHNVRDFAGVPARFGVKLMRPADCLGGLQDE; encoded by the coding sequence ATGACGCCGCTGGTGTCAACCGCATTGTTCCTCGAATATGAGTCGGTGCTGAAGCGGCCCGAGCAAATTGCTGCGCACGGTTTTGCAGTGAATGAGATTGATCAGTTCCTCGCTGAACTTGCAGCCTTGGCCGAGCCCGTGGAAACACATTTCCTGTGGCGTCCTCAACTGGCGGACATCACAGACGAGCTTGTTTTGGAGACTGCGGTCAACGGCCGGGCAGATGCATTGATTTCGCACAATGTGCGAGACTTCGCCGGAGTGCCCGCGCGGTTCGGCGTGAAGCTCATGAGGCCGGCCGATTGCTTGGGAGGATTGCAGGATGAGTAA
- a CDS encoding toxin-antitoxin system HicB family antitoxin: MSKATYPLKLPSSIKEAATRLAKKDGVSLNQWIASAVAQKVGSVDTAEEFLKRKAGDADGSGMLRFLDLVADRPPLPDDEIRR, encoded by the coding sequence ATGAGTAAAGCAACATACCCCTTGAAGCTGCCTTCATCCATCAAGGAGGCTGCCACGCGGCTGGCCAAGAAGGACGGCGTTTCGCTCAATCAGTGGATCGCGTCTGCGGTCGCACAGAAAGTGGGCTCCGTGGACACGGCCGAGGAATTCCTCAAGCGGAAAGCTGGTGATGCGGACGGAAGTGGAATGCTCCGCTTCCTGGATCTGGTTGCCGACAGGCCGCCGCTACCGGACGACGAAATACGCCGTTGA
- a CDS encoding GNAT family N-acetyltransferase yields the protein MKPMRTERLILRNWEDRDRELFFRINSEDRVMEFFPFRRDRAEANAFMDHLRAGIAACGYGFTAAEIAETGECIGFVGIKETDLAPFVPKGRLEIGWRLAPEFWGKGYVTEASRRWLDFAFEELDAPEVASFAVWNNRRSLAVMQRLGMRLDGAFDHPHVPDTHPQFRRHILYRLSRDDWARKRSAIE from the coding sequence ATGAAGCCCATGCGCACGGAAAGGCTGATCTTGCGCAATTGGGAGGATCGCGACCGCGAGCTGTTCTTTCGCATTAACTCCGAAGACCGCGTGATGGAGTTCTTCCCGTTCCGGCGCGACCGCGCCGAGGCCAACGCCTTCATGGACCACCTTCGCGCCGGGATTGCCGCATGCGGCTACGGCTTCACCGCAGCCGAGATTGCAGAGACTGGCGAATGCATCGGTTTCGTAGGGATCAAGGAAACGGACCTCGCCCCGTTCGTGCCGAAAGGCCGCCTGGAAATCGGTTGGCGGCTGGCCCCGGAGTTCTGGGGCAAGGGTTACGTCACGGAAGCCTCACGCCGCTGGCTCGACTTCGCCTTCGAGGAGCTCGATGCGCCTGAGGTCGCGTCATTCGCTGTCTGGAACAACCGTCGCTCGCTCGCGGTGATGCAGCGGCTCGGCATGCGGCTCGACGGCGCGTTCGACCATCCGCACGTCCCCGACACGCACCCGCAGTTCCGCCGGCACATTCTCTACCGGCTGTCGCGGGACGACTGGGCGAGAAAGCGGAGCGCGATCGAATAG
- the serB gene encoding phosphoserine phosphatase SerB yields MSLVATLISAPNRRALTPSLADMASRCVHARAVDWLADGIACDLALPDGPDAATAEATLREALVDAPLDVAVQEASTRRKRLLLADMDSTMIDQECIDELADEVGLKEHVADITRRSMNGELPFEAALRQRVALLKGLETTVVDRIVENRITLASGGRTLIATMRANKAWTALVSGGFDLFTGRIGAMFGFDEHRANVLVEEAGKLAGLVVEPILGREAKAHALEEISARLGLTPADAIAVGDGANDLDMIRLAGTGVALHAKPVVAAEARIRIDHGDLTALLYLQGYRQSEFVA; encoded by the coding sequence ATGTCACTTGTCGCCACCCTTATTTCCGCTCCCAACCGCCGCGCGCTGACGCCATCGCTAGCGGATATGGCCTCTCGGTGCGTCCACGCAAGAGCTGTCGACTGGCTCGCCGACGGCATTGCCTGCGATCTCGCGCTTCCGGATGGCCCCGATGCCGCCACTGCGGAAGCCACCTTGCGCGAGGCGCTTGTCGACGCCCCTCTCGACGTCGCCGTGCAGGAAGCCTCCACCCGGCGCAAGCGCCTTCTCCTGGCGGACATGGATTCCACCATGATCGACCAGGAGTGCATCGACGAACTGGCCGACGAGGTAGGTCTCAAGGAGCACGTCGCCGACATCACACGGCGTTCCATGAACGGCGAGCTTCCTTTCGAGGCTGCGCTGCGCCAGCGGGTCGCATTGCTGAAGGGCCTTGAGACCACCGTCGTTGACCGCATTGTCGAGAACCGCATTACTCTGGCATCCGGCGGCCGGACCCTCATCGCCACGATGCGAGCGAACAAGGCCTGGACGGCGCTCGTTTCCGGCGGCTTCGACCTGTTCACCGGTCGCATTGGCGCGATGTTCGGCTTCGACGAACATCGCGCGAATGTGCTCGTGGAAGAGGCCGGCAAGCTTGCCGGCCTGGTGGTGGAGCCGATCCTCGGCCGCGAGGCCAAGGCGCACGCGCTTGAAGAGATCTCCGCGCGGCTCGGCCTCACACCTGCCGACGCCATCGCCGTCGGCGACGGCGCCAACGATCTCGACATGATCAGGCTCGCCGGCACCGGCGTTGCCCTGCACGCCAAGCCGGTGGTCGCCGCCGAGGCGCGCATCCGTATCGACCATGGCGACCTGACGGCCCTTCTCTATCTTCAGGGATATCGTCAGTCGGAGTTCGTCGCATGA
- the miaA gene encoding tRNA (adenosine(37)-N6)-dimethylallyltransferase MiaA — MATSDIENPAGPKPGRVKNAILIAGPTASGKSALAIELAVKHGGAIINADSMQVYAGLRVLTARPDDRDLSIAPHHLYGHVDPADDYSTGAWLRDVKALLDGDALEGRRPIFVGGTGLYFRALTEGLSQMPDIPSQVRDRWRYHIIEDGVARLHEILFRRDPAAALRIDKTDSQRVVRALEVLDASGRSILEWQAMRDEPLVDLPSAHAAALEIPRELLVKRIDARFDRMVEEGALDEVKDLLARRIGVDKPAMKAIGVREFSDAIEGRLTMAEAIERAKIATRQYAKRQTTWFRHQFGPQWKRINPQQAS; from the coding sequence GTGGCGACAAGTGACATTGAGAATCCAGCCGGACCGAAGCCGGGGCGCGTGAAGAATGCGATCCTGATAGCCGGGCCGACCGCGAGCGGCAAGTCGGCGCTGGCGATCGAGCTTGCCGTCAAGCATGGCGGCGCCATCATCAATGCGGATTCCATGCAGGTGTATGCCGGTCTGCGGGTGCTGACGGCGCGGCCTGACGATCGGGATCTTTCGATAGCGCCGCATCACCTCTACGGTCATGTCGATCCGGCAGACGACTATTCGACCGGGGCCTGGCTACGCGACGTGAAGGCGCTGCTCGACGGGGACGCGCTCGAGGGCAGAAGGCCGATATTCGTCGGAGGCACCGGGCTCTACTTTCGCGCCCTTACCGAAGGGCTCTCCCAGATGCCCGACATCCCGAGTCAGGTGCGCGACCGATGGCGCTACCATATCATCGAGGATGGGGTGGCGCGTCTGCATGAAATCCTGTTCCGTCGCGACCCGGCCGCGGCCCTGCGCATCGACAAGACCGACAGCCAGCGCGTGGTGCGAGCGCTCGAAGTGCTCGACGCGTCCGGACGCTCGATCCTGGAGTGGCAGGCGATGCGCGACGAGCCGCTTGTGGACCTGCCGAGCGCGCATGCCGCCGCGCTCGAAATTCCGCGCGAGCTGCTGGTGAAGCGGATCGACGCGCGGTTCGACCGGATGGTCGAGGAGGGTGCGCTGGACGAGGTGAAAGACCTGCTCGCCAGGCGAATTGGCGTAGACAAGCCAGCGATGAAGGCGATCGGGGTGCGGGAGTTCAGCGACGCGATCGAAGGCAGGCTCACCATGGCCGAGGCGATCGAGCGGGCAAAAATCGCCACCCGGCAATATGCCAAACGCCAAACGACCTGGTTCCGCCATCAGTTCGGCCCGCAATGGAAGCGGATAAATCCTCAGCAAGCCAGCTGA
- a CDS encoding GGDEF domain-containing protein yields the protein MHFHKSESAFFVFIGVILAVGVVTFHAYSVISAGPHVFSEAARTEEVQYLRRLLLATGVLLGTALFFGMFFIYPLIRRQVVEEDKLRQMTASLSARSLTLEQAALTDALTGIQNRRYFDDALREYLTEFDRIEKPVGLMILDLDHFKQINDTHGHNIGDEVLREVAKCLKDMTRYHDVVARLGGEEFAVVAPNMDAELLLKLAERIRRAIAALVVLSGNARLKITTSVGLAIWDQGESADQFFTRADKMLYEAKRLGRNRVCA from the coding sequence ATGCATTTTCACAAATCCGAATCTGCCTTTTTTGTCTTTATCGGCGTCATCCTGGCGGTGGGCGTCGTTACGTTTCATGCCTACAGCGTCATCAGTGCAGGCCCGCATGTGTTTTCGGAGGCGGCGCGGACGGAGGAAGTCCAGTATCTGCGCCGATTGCTGCTCGCCACGGGCGTACTTCTCGGTACGGCGCTCTTCTTCGGCATGTTCTTCATCTATCCGTTGATCCGCAGGCAGGTGGTCGAGGAGGACAAGCTGCGGCAGATGACGGCTTCGCTCAGCGCGCGCTCGCTGACGCTGGAGCAGGCAGCGCTGACGGACGCGCTCACGGGCATCCAGAACCGGCGCTACTTCGACGACGCTCTCAGGGAGTACCTGACCGAGTTCGATCGGATAGAGAAACCGGTCGGCCTGATGATCCTGGACCTCGACCATTTCAAGCAGATCAACGATACGCACGGTCACAATATCGGCGACGAAGTTCTCAGGGAGGTCGCCAAATGCCTCAAGGACATGACCCGCTATCATGACGTCGTCGCCCGGCTCGGAGGCGAGGAGTTCGCCGTGGTGGCGCCGAACATGGATGCAGAGCTGCTGCTCAAGCTGGCCGAGCGGATAAGACGAGCGATCGCAGCGCTCGTCGTCCTGTCGGGGAACGCGCGGCTGAAGATCACCACCAGCGTCGGGCTTGCGATCTGGGATCAGGGCGAGTCCGCCGACCAGTTCTTCACCAGGGCCGACAAGATGCTTTACGAAGCTAAACGCCTCGGCAGAAATCGCGTCTGCGCCTGA